In a single window of the Bacillus mycoides genome:
- a CDS encoding HelD family protein — protein MSNIFEEELQKMKDILCTMDEQLEQLEKIPVYYGEDFKEQILESMRESNRQSLRIGVHEPYFGRLDFQEDGKEEVMPIYIGKVGVSDKDTMKPIVIDWRAPVASMFYSFTGGDELAFYHSPDGLVEGDVYLKRNISIRKRELERVVDTYVKGNEDVSHADDFLLYRLGENKDNKLKDIVSTIQSEQNDIIRAERNLPLLIQGVAGSGKTTIALHRLAFLIYEYREQLEAERMIVFAPNSLFLDYISSVLPELGVGNISQTTFPDWALRTLDGSVKLKQTEEKLKEAFSINRDEKKVMLGKLKGTLEFKSFIEERMIQFEKELVPTKDFEAWDKAVIPVEDVKKWMQVEYKHYPLKKRRERLVGRMKRWIEIELKKFGETNEKKLLKKEATKRLNTYMNFWPKMSPLSLYSSMMKSKEILEVLPEELVQETEKNCRKKEVYVEDLPALIYIHHRINGIEIGQKFHHVVIDEAQDFSPFQVYVLKEITLGNSFTILGDLSQAIYDYQGIEDWNAFKEVFQEAGYYELTRSYRSTKEIIEFANEIIKNAEIPVGLATPVFRSGEDVKVIRAEDQFTEVLKTLQHLQNEDVKTIAVIGRTDDECRDIYEKLTNVGLTVNVIEADQSKYEGGISVVPVYLAKGLEFDAVLLIDVDEEHYKNTKHDAKLLYVGCTRSLHDLWIFYSGEVSPLIKGLK, from the coding sequence ATGAGTAACATATTTGAAGAAGAATTACAGAAAATGAAAGATATTTTATGTACGATGGATGAGCAATTAGAGCAACTTGAAAAAATCCCAGTTTATTATGGAGAAGATTTTAAAGAGCAAATTCTTGAAAGTATGAGGGAGTCTAATAGACAAAGCTTACGTATTGGTGTACATGAGCCGTATTTTGGAAGATTAGACTTTCAGGAGGATGGCAAGGAAGAAGTTATGCCGATTTACATCGGTAAAGTAGGTGTTTCAGATAAAGATACGATGAAACCAATTGTAATTGATTGGCGTGCACCTGTCGCAAGTATGTTTTATTCATTTACCGGTGGTGATGAATTAGCATTTTATCATTCACCAGACGGATTAGTAGAAGGCGATGTTTATTTAAAGCGAAATATTTCGATTCGAAAGAGAGAATTAGAACGTGTTGTTGATACATATGTGAAAGGAAATGAAGATGTCTCGCATGCTGATGATTTTCTTCTATATCGATTAGGCGAGAATAAAGATAATAAATTGAAAGATATCGTTTCGACTATACAATCGGAACAAAATGATATTATTCGTGCGGAAAGAAACTTACCATTATTAATTCAAGGGGTTGCAGGGAGCGGAAAAACAACGATCGCTTTACATCGCCTTGCTTTTTTAATTTATGAATATCGTGAACAGCTTGAAGCGGAGAGAATGATCGTATTCGCTCCAAACAGTTTGTTTTTAGACTATATTTCGAGTGTACTTCCTGAGTTAGGGGTAGGAAATATTAGTCAAACAACGTTTCCAGATTGGGCATTACGTACGTTAGATGGTTCGGTGAAACTAAAGCAGACAGAAGAAAAATTGAAAGAAGCTTTTTCAATTAATCGCGATGAAAAAAAGGTTATGCTCGGAAAATTAAAAGGCACGCTGGAATTTAAGTCGTTTATTGAAGAAAGAATGATTCAATTTGAAAAAGAATTAGTACCGACAAAAGATTTTGAGGCATGGGATAAAGCAGTTATTCCAGTGGAAGACGTTAAAAAATGGATGCAAGTTGAATATAAACATTATCCATTAAAGAAAAGAAGAGAACGTTTAGTCGGCCGAATGAAGCGCTGGATTGAAATTGAACTTAAAAAGTTTGGAGAAACAAACGAGAAAAAGTTACTAAAAAAAGAAGCAACAAAGAGATTAAACACATATATGAATTTTTGGCCAAAAATGAGCCCACTTTCACTATATAGTTCGATGATGAAGAGTAAAGAAATACTCGAAGTATTACCTGAAGAACTTGTTCAAGAAACAGAAAAGAATTGCCGTAAAAAAGAAGTATATGTAGAAGATTTACCAGCTTTAATTTACATACACCATCGCATAAATGGAATTGAAATCGGACAGAAGTTTCATCACGTCGTTATTGATGAAGCACAAGATTTTTCACCATTCCAAGTGTATGTATTAAAAGAAATTACACTAGGTAATTCTTTCACCATATTAGGTGATTTATCTCAAGCGATTTATGATTATCAAGGAATTGAAGACTGGAATGCTTTTAAGGAAGTATTCCAAGAAGCAGGTTATTATGAACTGACGAGAAGTTATCGTTCTACAAAAGAAATTATTGAATTCGCGAATGAAATAATTAAAAATGCAGAGATTCCAGTAGGACTCGCAACACCAGTTTTCCGTAGCGGTGAAGACGTGAAAGTAATCCGGGCAGAGGACCAATTTACTGAAGTTTTAAAGACATTACAGCATTTGCAAAATGAAGATGTGAAAACAATCGCGGTAATTGGTAGAACAGATGATGAATGCCGTGATATATATGAGAAATTAACAAATGTAGGGTTGACAGTTAATGTCATTGAAGCAGATCAAAGCAAGTATGAAGGTGGTATTTCGGTAGTACCAGTATACTTGGCGAAAGGGTTAGAATTTGATGCCGTACTTCTAATCGACGTTGATGAAGAACATTACAAAAATACAAAACATGATGCGAAATTATTGTATGTCGGATGTACAAGGTCGCTTCATGATTTATGGATTTTCTATAGCGGGGAAGTATCACCTTTAATTAAGGGATTAAAATAA